In a single window of the Atlantibacter hermannii genome:
- the sapA gene encoding peptide ABC transporter, substrate-binding protein has translation MRVFLSSLMMALGISGGYALAAPVEKPLADIRQSGFVYCVNGQVNTFNPQKAGSGLTVDTLAAQLYDRLLDVDPYTYRLVSELAESWEVLDNGATYRFHLRRNVQFQQTAWFTPTRPMNADDVVFSFQRIFDRNNPWHSVNGTSYPYFDSLQFADTVKSVRKIGEYSVEFRLAQPDASFLWHLATHYASVMSAEYAENLTRADRQEMLDREPVGTGPFKLSEYRAGQFIRLARHDKFWRGKPLMPQVVIDLGSGGTGRLSKLLTGECDVLAWPAASQLSILRDDPRLRLTLRPGMNIAYLAFNTNKAPLNNPAVRHALALAINNQRLMQSIYYGTAETAASILPRASWAYDNDAKITSYDPAKSKAQLEALGVHDLTLQLWVPTSSQAWNPSPLKTAELIQADLAQVGVTVVIVPVEGRFQEARLMDMNHDLTLAGWATDSNDPDSFFRPLLSCAAIRSQSNVAQWCNREFDEVLQKALSSQQLAARIEAYDEAQRILAEALPVLPLASSLRLQASRYDIRGLVLSPFGNASFAGVSRDEAEVKAP, from the coding sequence ATGCGCGTATTTTTGTCTTCCCTGATGATGGCGCTCGGCATATCAGGCGGGTACGCCCTTGCGGCGCCCGTCGAAAAACCCCTTGCCGATATTCGTCAAAGCGGGTTTGTTTATTGCGTCAACGGGCAAGTTAACACCTTTAATCCCCAGAAAGCGGGCAGCGGACTCACCGTTGATACCCTCGCCGCGCAGCTTTATGACCGGCTACTGGATGTGGATCCTTATACCTATCGTCTGGTTTCAGAGCTCGCGGAAAGCTGGGAAGTGCTGGATAACGGCGCGACTTACCGCTTCCATCTGCGGCGTAACGTCCAGTTTCAGCAAACTGCCTGGTTTACACCCACGCGCCCGATGAACGCAGACGATGTGGTGTTCAGCTTCCAGCGTATTTTCGATCGCAACAATCCCTGGCACAGCGTTAACGGCACCAGTTATCCCTATTTCGACAGTTTGCAGTTTGCCGATACCGTTAAAAGCGTGCGTAAGATCGGTGAATACAGCGTCGAATTTCGCCTCGCCCAGCCTGACGCCTCGTTTTTGTGGCATCTCGCCACGCATTACGCGTCGGTCATGTCGGCAGAATACGCAGAGAACCTGACCCGGGCCGATCGCCAGGAGATGCTTGACCGCGAACCGGTCGGCACCGGCCCGTTTAAGCTGAGCGAATATCGCGCAGGCCAGTTTATTCGTCTGGCGCGCCACGATAAATTCTGGCGCGGCAAGCCGTTGATGCCTCAGGTGGTGATCGATCTGGGCTCCGGCGGCACCGGACGCCTGTCGAAACTGCTCACCGGCGAATGTGACGTGCTGGCCTGGCCCGCCGCCAGCCAGTTGTCGATTTTGCGTGACGACCCGCGTTTGCGCCTCACTTTGCGCCCCGGTATGAACATCGCCTATCTGGCATTCAATACCAATAAAGCGCCGCTGAACAACCCGGCAGTGCGCCACGCGCTGGCGCTGGCAATCAATAATCAGCGTCTGATGCAGTCGATTTATTACGGCACGGCTGAAACCGCCGCCTCCATTCTGCCGCGTGCTTCGTGGGCCTATGATAACGATGCCAAAATTACCAGTTACGATCCGGCGAAATCCAAAGCCCAACTGGAGGCGCTGGGAGTACACGACCTGACGCTGCAACTCTGGGTGCCGACCAGTTCCCAGGCCTGGAACCCGAGCCCGCTTAAAACCGCCGAATTGATCCAGGCCGATTTAGCCCAGGTGGGGGTCACCGTGGTGATTGTGCCGGTGGAAGGCCGCTTCCAGGAAGCGCGTTTAATGGACATGAACCACGATCTGACCCTTGCCGGTTGGGCCACGGACAGTAACGATCCGGACAGTTTCTTCCGTCCGTTGCTGAGCTGTGCTGCGATCCGTTCGCAAAGCAACGTTGCCCAGTGGTGTAACCGCGAATTCGATGAAGTGCTGCAAAAGGCACTGTCATCCCAGCAACTGGCCGCACGCATCGAGGCTTATGACGAAGCACAGCGCATCCTGGCAGAGGCGTTGCCGGTTTTACCGCTGGCCTCGTCGCTGCGCCTGCAGGCGTCGCGTTATGATATCCGGGGGCTGGTCCTGAGCCCGTTTGGTAACGCGTCTTTTGCGGGCGTATCCCGTGATGAGGCGGAGGTCAAAGCACCATGA
- the sapB gene encoding peptide ABC transporter permease, with protein sequence MIIFTLRRLLLLLVTLLFLSIVGFSLSYFTPHAPLQGASLWNAWWFWFDGVVHWDFGVSSINGQPITAQLREVFPATIELCFLAFGFALLVGIPVGMLAGILRNKWQDSFISGLALLGLSIPVFWLALLLTLFFSLTLGWLPVSGRFDLLYEVKQVTGFALIDAWLSDSPWRDEMIVSALRHMVLPVLTLALAPTTEVIRLMRLSTIDVFDQNYIKAAATRGLSRFTILRRHVLHNALPPVIPRLGLQFSTMLTLAMITEMVFSWPGLGRWLINAIRQQDYAAISAGVMVIGALVIVVNVLSDIVGAMANPLKHKEWYALR encoded by the coding sequence ATGATTATTTTTACCCTGCGTCGTTTACTGCTGTTGCTGGTCACGCTGCTGTTTTTAAGCATCGTGGGTTTTTCCCTGAGCTATTTCACGCCCCACGCGCCGCTTCAGGGCGCATCGTTGTGGAATGCCTGGTGGTTCTGGTTTGACGGGGTCGTGCACTGGGATTTCGGTGTATCCAGCATTAACGGTCAACCCATCACCGCGCAGCTGCGTGAAGTGTTTCCCGCCACCATAGAGCTGTGTTTCCTGGCGTTCGGTTTCGCGCTGCTGGTGGGTATTCCGGTAGGTATGCTGGCGGGGATCCTGCGTAACAAATGGCAGGATTCCTTTATTAGCGGCCTTGCGCTGTTAGGCCTGTCGATCCCGGTGTTCTGGCTGGCGCTGCTGTTGACGCTGTTTTTCTCGCTCACGCTCGGCTGGCTACCGGTTTCCGGGCGTTTCGACCTGCTGTATGAAGTCAAACAGGTCACTGGTTTTGCACTGATTGATGCCTGGCTGTCGGACTCGCCCTGGCGCGATGAAATGATCGTCAGCGCCCTGCGCCATATGGTGCTGCCGGTGCTCACCCTGGCCCTGGCCCCCACCACGGAAGTGATACGGCTGATGCGTCTGAGCACAATCGATGTGTTCGATCAGAACTACATTAAAGCGGCGGCAACACGCGGATTATCCCGCTTCACTATTCTGCGCCGTCACGTTCTGCATAATGCCCTGCCGCCGGTGATTCCTCGTCTTGGCCTACAATTTTCCACCATGTTAACTCTGGCGATGATCACCGAAATGGTGTTTAGCTGGCCCGGTCTGGGGCGCTGGCTGATCAACGCGATTCGTCAGCAGGATTATGCCGCGATCTCCGCCGGGGTGATGGTGATTGGTGCGCTGGTGATCGTGGTGAACGTGCTGTCGGATATTGTTGGGGCGATGGCGAACCCGCTGAAACATAAGGAATGGTATGCCCTACGATAA
- the sapC gene encoding peptide ABC transporter permease — translation MPYDNVYSEKRPPGALRTVWRKFYSDTMGMVGLYGCAGLTLLCLFGSLFSPYDINQQFLGYQLLPPSWSRYGEVSFFLGTDDLGRDVLSRLLSGAAPTVGGAFVVTLAAAIVGLVLGVVAGATHGLRSALLNHILDTLLSIPSLLLAIIVVAFAGPGLSHAMFAVWLALLPRIVRSVYSMVHDELEKEYVIAARLDGASTMNILWFAVLPNTASVFVSEVTRALSMAILDIAALGFLDLGAQLPSPEWGAMLGDALELIYVAPWTVMLPGAAIMVSVLLVNLLGEGIRRAINAGVE, via the coding sequence ATGCCCTACGATAATGTTTACAGCGAAAAACGCCCGCCTGGCGCGTTACGCACCGTGTGGCGCAAATTTTACAGCGATACCATGGGGATGGTCGGCCTCTACGGCTGCGCGGGCCTGACGCTGCTGTGCCTCTTCGGCAGCCTGTTCTCGCCCTACGATATCAATCAGCAATTTCTTGGCTATCAGTTATTACCGCCCTCCTGGTCGCGCTATGGCGAGGTGTCATTCTTTTTAGGCACCGACGATTTAGGCCGCGATGTTTTAAGCCGCCTGCTCAGCGGCGCGGCACCCACCGTCGGCGGCGCATTTGTGGTGACGCTCGCGGCGGCCATTGTCGGGCTGGTGTTAGGGGTGGTTGCCGGCGCGACCCACGGTCTGCGCTCGGCACTGTTAAACCATATTCTTGATACCCTGCTGTCGATTCCGTCGCTGCTGCTGGCGATTATTGTCGTGGCTTTTGCCGGGCCGGGATTATCCCACGCGATGTTCGCGGTATGGCTGGCGCTGCTGCCGCGTATTGTGCGCTCGGTTTACAGCATGGTGCACGACGAGCTGGAAAAAGAGTACGTCATTGCAGCTCGGCTGGACGGCGCGTCAACCATGAATATTCTGTGGTTTGCCGTGCTGCCCAATACCGCCTCCGTGTTTGTCAGCGAAGTGACGCGCGCGCTGTCGATGGCGATACTGGATATCGCCGCGCTCGGTTTTCTCGATTTGGGCGCGCAGCTCCCCTCACCTGAATGGGGAGCGATGCTCGGCGATGCACTAGAATTGATTTATGTTGCGCCCTGGACGGTCATGCTGCCCGGCGCGGCGATAATGGTCAGCGTGCTGCTGGTCAACCTGCTTGGCGAAGGTATCCGACGCGCCATTAATGCGGGGGTGGAATAA
- the sapD gene encoding peptide ABC transporter ATP-binding protein gives MPLLDIRNLTIEFKTGDEWVKAVDRVSMTLAEGEIRGLVGESGSGKSLIAKAICGVTKDNWRVTADRMRFDDIDLLRLSARERRRLVGHNVSMIFQEPQSCLDPSEKVGRQLMQNIPAWTYKGRWWQRFGWRKQRAIELLHRVGIKDHKDAMNSFPYELTDGECQKVMIAIALANQPRLLIADEPTNAMEPTTQAQIFRLLTRLNQNNNTTILLISHDLQMLSQWADRINVMYCGQTVETAPSEELITMPHHPYTQALIRAIPDFGSAMPHKSRLNTLQGAIPLLEHLPMGCRLGPRCPYAQRKCVETPRLAGPKGHLFACHFPLNMEKE, from the coding sequence ATGCCATTACTTGATATTCGTAATCTCACGATTGAATTTAAAACCGGTGATGAGTGGGTTAAAGCCGTTGACCGCGTCAGTATGACCCTGGCCGAAGGCGAAATTCGTGGGCTTGTGGGCGAATCGGGTTCCGGCAAGAGTTTGATCGCCAAAGCGATTTGCGGCGTCACCAAAGACAACTGGCGAGTGACCGCCGACCGTATGCGTTTTGATGACATTGACCTGCTGCGTCTTTCAGCGCGGGAGCGCCGTCGGCTGGTCGGGCATAACGTCTCGATGATTTTTCAGGAGCCGCAGTCCTGTCTCGACCCATCCGAAAAAGTTGGCCGCCAGTTGATGCAAAATATTCCTGCGTGGACTTATAAAGGCCGCTGGTGGCAACGCTTCGGCTGGCGTAAACAGCGAGCCATCGAACTGTTGCACCGGGTCGGGATAAAAGATCATAAAGACGCCATGAACAGCTTCCCGTATGAGCTCACCGACGGCGAATGTCAGAAAGTGATGATCGCCATCGCGCTGGCTAACCAGCCGCGGCTACTGATTGCCGATGAGCCGACCAACGCCATGGAGCCCACTACTCAGGCGCAGATCTTCCGCCTGTTGACGCGTCTTAATCAGAATAACAACACCACGATTTTGCTGATCAGCCATGACTTACAGATGCTGAGCCAGTGGGCCGACCGGATTAACGTCATGTACTGCGGCCAAACGGTGGAAACCGCGCCCAGTGAAGAGCTGATCACCATGCCGCATCATCCGTATACTCAGGCGCTGATCCGCGCCATTCCGGACTTCGGCAGCGCTATGCCTCACAAAAGCCGCCTGAATACACTCCAGGGCGCCATACCGTTACTGGAACATTTGCCGATGGGCTGCCGGCTGGGGCCACGCTGCCCTTATGCGCAGCGTAAATGCGTTGAAACGCCGCGTCTTGCCGGGCCGAAAGGCCACCTTTTCGCCTGCCATTTCCCGCTGAATATGGAGAAAGAGTGA
- the sapF gene encoding peptide ABC transporter ATP-binding protein, with the protein MVETLLEVRNISKTFRYRTGWFHRQTVEAVKPLSFTLREKQTLAIIGENGSGKSTLAKMLAGMVEPSSGELVIDDHKLYYGDYSFRSQRIRMIFQDPSTSLNPRQRVSQILDFPLRLNTMLEPEQRKKQINETLRMVGLLPDHASYYPHMLAPGQKQRLGLARALILRPKVIIADEALASLDMSMRSQLINLMLELQEKQGIAYIYVTQHIGMMKHISDQVMVMHQGEVVERGSTADVLASPLHDLTKRLIASHFGEALTADAWRKDHGLTR; encoded by the coding sequence ATGGTCGAGACGCTGCTTGAAGTGCGCAACATCAGTAAAACCTTTCGCTACCGCACCGGCTGGTTTCATCGCCAGACCGTGGAAGCGGTTAAGCCGCTAAGCTTTACCCTGCGGGAAAAGCAGACGCTGGCCATTATTGGCGAAAACGGCTCAGGAAAATCGACCCTTGCCAAAATGCTGGCGGGCATGGTGGAACCCAGTAGCGGCGAGCTGGTGATTGACGATCACAAGCTGTATTACGGCGATTATTCGTTTCGTAGTCAGCGTATCCGCATGATTTTTCAGGATCCGTCAACATCGCTCAATCCGCGTCAGCGGGTTTCCCAGATTCTGGATTTTCCGCTGCGACTGAACACCATGCTGGAACCTGAACAGCGTAAAAAACAGATTAATGAGACGCTGCGCATGGTGGGCCTGCTGCCCGATCACGCCAGCTACTATCCGCACATGCTGGCACCCGGGCAAAAACAACGTCTTGGCCTGGCGCGTGCGTTGATATTACGGCCAAAAGTGATCATCGCTGATGAGGCGCTGGCGTCCCTGGATATGTCGATGCGTTCGCAGTTGATCAATCTGATGCTGGAATTGCAGGAAAAACAAGGGATTGCCTATATTTATGTCACCCAACACATCGGCATGATGAAACACATCAGCGACCAGGTGATGGTGATGCATCAGGGCGAGGTGGTGGAGCGCGGCAGTACCGCCGATGTGCTGGCCTCACCGCTGCATGATTTGACCAAGCGCCTGATCGCCAGCCATTTTGGTGAAGCGTTGACGGCGGATGCCTGGCGTAAAGACCACGGTCTGACGCGTTGA
- the fabI gene encoding enoyl-(acyl carrier protein) reductase has product MGFLTGKRILVTGVASKLSIAFGIAQAMHREGAELAFTYQNDKLKGRVEEFAAQLGSSIVLPCDVAEDASIDALFTELAKVWPKFDGFVHSIGFAPADQLDGDYVNAVTREGFKIAHDISAYSFVAMAKACREMLNPNSALLTLSYLGAERAIPNYNVMGLAKASLEANVRYMANAMGPEGVRVNAISAGPIRTLAASGIKDFRKMLAHCEAVTPIRRTVTIEDVGNSAAFLCSDLSGGITGEVVHVDGGFSIAAMNELELK; this is encoded by the coding sequence ATGGGTTTTCTTACCGGTAAGCGCATTCTGGTGACTGGCGTCGCCAGCAAACTTTCCATCGCCTTTGGTATCGCCCAGGCGATGCACCGTGAAGGTGCCGAACTGGCGTTCACCTACCAGAACGACAAACTGAAAGGTCGTGTGGAAGAGTTTGCCGCGCAACTGGGTTCAAGCATTGTACTGCCGTGCGATGTGGCTGAAGATGCCAGCATTGACGCGCTGTTCACCGAACTGGCGAAAGTATGGCCGAAATTCGACGGCTTCGTGCATTCAATCGGTTTCGCCCCGGCAGACCAACTGGACGGCGACTATGTTAATGCCGTCACCCGTGAAGGTTTCAAAATCGCGCATGACATCAGCGCCTACAGCTTTGTCGCCATGGCTAAAGCCTGCCGCGAAATGCTGAACCCGAATTCTGCCCTGCTGACCCTCTCCTACCTGGGCGCAGAGCGCGCGATCCCGAACTACAACGTGATGGGTCTGGCGAAAGCTTCGCTGGAAGCTAACGTGCGCTACATGGCGAACGCGATGGGTCCGGAAGGCGTGCGCGTTAACGCCATCTCCGCAGGCCCGATCCGCACCCTGGCGGCGTCCGGTATTAAAGACTTCCGTAAAATGCTTGCGCACTGCGAAGCAGTCACCCCAATCCGCCGCACCGTCACCATCGAAGACGTGGGCAACAGCGCCGCGTTCCTGTGCTCCGATCTGTCCGGTGGTATTACCGGTGAAGTAGTTCACGTTGACGGCGGTTTCAGCATCGCTGCGATGAACGAGCTGGAACTGAAATAA
- the yciW gene encoding oxidoreductase, which yields MEQHRRDTARNHWYHETQSSRLPDDVVSLVPEAAHVQDRFLLDLAVDEALLAPHASWLTVARKLSAIFFPEAVLPNRLNTLSSYDRLSTALTAAQVYGVQRLCNHYAARLTPLPGPDSSRESNRRLTLLTQYARQLASQPTLIDSAARRQLEEAGLSTSDIVTFMHIIGFVGFQARVVAAFQAAMAVPVRWLPGFEIQQDAPAECFQQAFSSWHADVAGADTPLMNARLLRLMNQCQQHPPLCDLADVLIHTPLALEPLLQLSMHLYPEGEHQSAATLAALVSARINGSVACFASAAARWSGDAGVTEAARNGDRALQAWSHHHPQARAVIQATQLLTRAPDRFSHAHFQPLIEQGSPAPQALALLAWAGFCGWLNRLKMGLGGTAPACDVS from the coding sequence ATGGAACAACACCGCCGCGATACCGCCAGAAATCACTGGTATCACGAAACCCAGTCAAGCCGTCTTCCTGATGATGTGGTGTCGCTGGTACCCGAAGCCGCCCATGTACAGGATCGCTTTCTGCTGGATTTAGCGGTTGATGAGGCGCTGCTCGCGCCGCATGCCTCGTGGCTGACTGTTGCGCGCAAACTGAGCGCCATCTTCTTTCCGGAGGCCGTACTGCCGAACCGGCTGAATACCCTGAGCAGTTACGATCGCCTGAGCACCGCCCTGACAGCCGCGCAGGTTTATGGCGTCCAGCGTCTGTGTAATCACTATGCCGCCCGACTGACGCCGCTGCCTGGCCCCGATTCTTCACGGGAAAGCAATCGTCGTCTTACCCTGCTGACGCAGTATGCCCGTCAGCTTGCCAGCCAGCCGACGCTGATCGACAGCGCTGCCCGCCGCCAGCTGGAAGAAGCCGGACTCTCAACCAGTGACATTGTCACGTTTATGCATATTATCGGGTTTGTGGGGTTTCAGGCGCGGGTTGTTGCGGCTTTTCAGGCCGCGATGGCGGTGCCGGTGCGCTGGCTACCGGGTTTTGAAATCCAACAGGATGCCCCTGCCGAATGTTTCCAACAGGCGTTCTCCTCCTGGCACGCCGATGTTGCGGGTGCGGATACGCCGCTGATGAACGCCCGATTACTCCGTCTGATGAACCAGTGCCAACAACATCCGCCGCTATGCGATCTGGCTGACGTACTCATCCACACGCCGCTGGCGCTTGAACCGCTACTGCAATTGTCGATGCACCTTTATCCGGAAGGCGAACATCAATCCGCCGCCACGCTGGCTGCGTTGGTCAGCGCACGGATTAACGGCAGCGTCGCCTGTTTTGCCAGCGCAGCGGCCCGATGGTCGGGCGATGCAGGGGTGACAGAAGCAGCGCGCAATGGCGATCGCGCGCTTCAGGCCTGGAGTCATCATCATCCCCAGGCGCGGGCCGTAATCCAGGCGACGCAGCTCTTAACGCGTGCGCCAGACCGCTTCAGCCATGCCCATTTTCAGCCGTTAATTGAACAGGGTTCTCCGGCGCCCCAGGCGCTGGCGCTTTTAGCGTGGGCGGGATTCTGCGGCTGGCTAAATCGTTTAAAAATGGGGCTTGGCGGTACAGCGCCCGCCTGCGATGTGTCATAA
- the rnb_1 gene encoding exoribonuclease II — MFQDNPLLAQLKQQLHSQTPRAEGVVKATEKGFGFLEVDAQKSYFIPPPQMKKVMHGDRISAVIHTEKEKESAEPETLIEPFLTRFVGRVQKKDDRLSIVPDHPLIKDVISCRPARNVEHEFQNGDWAVAEMRRHPLKGDRGFLR; from the coding sequence ATGTTTCAGGATAACCCGCTGCTAGCGCAGCTTAAACAGCAACTGCACTCCCAGACACCACGCGCCGAAGGCGTGGTTAAAGCCACCGAAAAAGGATTTGGTTTTCTCGAAGTTGACGCGCAAAAAAGCTACTTTATTCCGCCGCCGCAAATGAAAAAAGTGATGCATGGCGACCGAATCAGTGCCGTCATCCATACCGAAAAAGAGAAAGAGTCCGCTGAACCTGAAACGCTGATTGAACCGTTTCTCACGCGTTTCGTTGGTCGGGTGCAAAAGAAAGACGATCGTCTTTCTATCGTGCCGGATCATCCGTTAATTAAAGATGTGATTTCCTGCCGCCCTGCCCGCAATGTCGAGCATGAATTCCAGAACGGCGACTGGGCCGTGGCCGAAATGCGCCGCCACCCGCTTAAGGGCGACCGGGGGTTTTTACGCTGA
- the rnb_2 gene encoding exoribonuclease II yields MTLARHNLEREAPNGVATEMLDEGLVREDLTALDFVTIDSASTEDMDDALYVEQGADGSLVLTVAIADPTAWIAPGSKLDGMAKVRAFTNYLPGFNIPMLPRELSDDLCSLRAHESRPALACRMTIQADGAIADDIHFFAAIVESKAKLAYDNVSDWLENRGDWQPESEAIAQQIRLLQQVCERRNAWRHQHALVFKDRPDYRFVLGEKGEVLDIIAEPRRIANRIVEESMIAANVCAARVLRDKLGFGIYNVHAGFDPANTEQLAALLKSHGMHVDAQEVLTLEGFCKLRRELDAQPTGFLDSRIRRFQSFAEISTEPGAHFGLGLEAYATWTSPIRKYGDMINHRLLKAIIKGESAERPLDDVLTPMAERRRANRMAERDVGDWLYARFLQDKAGTDTRFAAEIIDISRGGMRVRLVDNGAIAFIPAPFLHAVRDELVCSQENGTVQIKGEVVYKVTDVIDVTIAEVRMETRSVIARPAA; encoded by the coding sequence GTGACGCTGGCGCGCCACAATCTCGAACGCGAAGCGCCGAACGGCGTAGCGACCGAGATGCTGGACGAAGGCCTGGTGCGTGAAGATCTGACCGCGCTGGATTTCGTTACCATCGACAGCGCCAGCACAGAAGATATGGATGACGCCCTGTACGTTGAACAAGGCGCGGATGGCAGCCTGGTGTTGACGGTAGCCATTGCTGACCCAACCGCCTGGATCGCCCCCGGTAGCAAACTGGACGGCATGGCGAAAGTTCGTGCTTTCACCAACTATCTGCCTGGATTCAACATCCCGATGCTGCCGCGTGAGCTGTCTGACGATCTCTGCTCGCTGCGCGCCCATGAGTCTCGTCCGGCGCTGGCGTGCCGCATGACCATTCAGGCAGATGGCGCGATTGCCGACGATATTCATTTCTTCGCCGCGATTGTCGAATCCAAAGCGAAACTGGCCTATGACAATGTCTCCGACTGGCTGGAAAACAGGGGTGACTGGCAGCCGGAAAGCGAGGCGATTGCTCAACAGATCCGATTACTGCAACAGGTATGCGAGCGCCGCAACGCCTGGCGCCACCAGCATGCGCTGGTCTTCAAAGACCGTCCGGATTACCGCTTTGTGCTGGGTGAAAAAGGCGAAGTGCTGGATATCATCGCCGAACCACGTCGGATTGCGAACCGCATCGTTGAAGAGTCGATGATTGCTGCTAACGTCTGCGCCGCACGGGTTCTGCGCGATAAACTGGGCTTCGGTATTTATAACGTTCACGCGGGCTTCGATCCGGCGAACACTGAACAGCTGGCGGCACTGCTCAAATCCCACGGCATGCATGTGGATGCTCAGGAGGTTCTGACGCTGGAAGGCTTCTGCAAACTCCGCCGCGAACTGGATGCGCAGCCGACCGGGTTCCTGGACAGCCGTATTCGTCGTTTCCAGTCCTTTGCGGAAATCAGCACCGAACCCGGCGCGCATTTTGGTTTAGGCCTGGAAGCCTACGCGACCTGGACTTCGCCGATTCGTAAGTACGGCGATATGATCAATCACCGTCTGCTGAAAGCGATTATCAAAGGCGAAAGCGCCGAGCGTCCGCTGGATGATGTGTTAACGCCTATGGCAGAACGCCGTCGCGCTAACCGCATGGCGGAACGCGATGTCGGCGACTGGCTGTATGCCCGCTTCCTTCAGGATAAAGCAGGAACGGATACCCGTTTCGCGGCGGAAATCATTGATATCAGCCGCGGCGGAATGCGCGTGCGTCTGGTGGATAACGGCGCCATAGCGTTTATTCCTGCCCCCTTCCTGCACGCCGTTCGCGACGAGCTGGTTTGCAGTCAGGAAAACGGTACGGTGCAAATTAAAGGCGAAGTGGTTTATAAAGTGACAGATGTGATTGATGTCACTATTGCCGAAGTTCGAATGGAAACGCGCAGCGTCATCGCACGCCCTGCGGCCTGA